A segment of the Eptesicus fuscus isolate TK198812 chromosome 9, DD_ASM_mEF_20220401, whole genome shotgun sequence genome:
tgtaatttttaaattctaggaAAGTTGCAACACTTAGTTGAAGGAATTCTGTAATACGTTCTCCCCAAATGCACCAACTGCTTACATTttgctccatttctttcttttttaaaaaatattcctttattgatttcagagaggaagggagatggagagagagagaaacatccatgatgaaaatcattgattagctgagcccacaacctgggcatgtgccctgattgggaattgaactggcgacctcttggttcctggattgatgctcaaccgctgagcgacactggccagaCAAAAAACTATACTTTTAAATTGAATAAAGGCAACGATTCTTTATGAGGGCACAGGGGTGGGCAGTCAGAGACAACTGTCTGTTTCAactgtttggggtggggggcggggtttcCCTTATGGAGATGGCTGAGTGGCAACAGGGAGAGATTTTTATTACTTACATTTCCTGAGTGGAGGGGACATGCCAGGGCCCACAGTGCCTCAGAGAGACCAGTATCAgtgaggaggcaggagtggggaagAGGGGTTCAGGCGAGAGCCTTTACTGGGTTCCAACAGGAAAGGCAGTGCAGGGCAGGGAAACCTCTTGGGACTGGCTTGTGGGATCGTCCCTGTGGGCCTTGCTGCATAGGGGCCACTCCAGCTGTCTGGTACCTGGCCCCGGTGATTTGGGGTGGGGAATGTTAGCTGGGTGTGTGGGCTCTGGATCGCAGGGGAGCTGTAAACAACGGTGGCCAGGGGTTCAGCCCTGACATGAATGGGTGCAAATCGACAAATGCCAACTCGACACAGTAAGAGCACccccagagacagagagagcggCTGAGGGTGACACCCCCACGGTGGGCAGACAAAGGGCTGACCATCCGGCTGTGGTCAAATCTATGGCCACGAGTCAGTCTCTACCAGAGAATGTGGAGAAGCCTGGGACTGCAGAGGCGATGTGTCCCTGGGAGTCAGTGGGGCAGTCCCATTGCTGGGCCCGAGCCACTGTCGGCTTCTATTCCAGGAACTCTTGTctgtgctcccctccacccaggcaGGTCTCCGCTCAGAAGAGGGGATCCTGGCACACTCCCAAGGCCGTGGGAGCCAGGAGCCTCCTGTCCTGCGCTGTGCAGCTcagggcacccccaccccccgcccccgagctgtgtgcccctggcagtcattcttgtttgtttgtttgtttttaatctacttttatttatttcagagaggaaaggagagggagacggatagaaatatcagtgatgagagagaatcattgatcggctgcctcctgcagatcccacactggggatcaagtccccaacccgggcatgtgccctgaccaggaatcgaaccgtgtcctcttggttcataggtcgatgctgacccagtgagccacaccagccggacccTAGCAGTCATTCTGCTCTCTGCAAAGGGGAGGTGTTGCCCGGGACAGGCCCTCCTCGGCCACTTGGTCCTGCGTCACCTCACCCCACTGCGTtctcagggcagggctggcccctcGGCTCAGCAAAAGCTCAGCGGTGGGGCTGTGGCCACGCTCCACCGCGAGGTGCAGGGGTGTGGAGTGGAGCCAGCCCGTCGCGTTGACCTGTGCGCCCTTGTCCAGGAGATGGCTGGCGACGTCCACGTGGCCGCTCCGAGCAGCGTGGTGCAGAGGGGTGAGGCCCAGTGAGTCCCGAGCATCCACCTCCGCTCCCcgggctgccagcagctggacgGCAGACAGGTGTCCACTAGCGGCAGCCCTATGGAGGGCAGAGCGTCCGTGCCTGTCCCTGAGGCTGGGGTCTGCCCCGTGGTCAAGCAGAGTCTCCATGtcctggaagaggaggggaggacaaGACAGGGGCTGCCCCGCCATTTGCCTGACCCCCACCTCACCTGGCCTGGGTCACCTAACGGCCTCTTTCTCGTCACTGCTTCCCAGCTGGTAAGGGTGCCAGCCCCTACGGTACCTGGAGGGCTCTGCTTAGAGACTAACACTTGTCCCCCTCGTTGTCCTTAGACACAATTCAACACTTGGCCCAGCgccatgggtcagtggttgaacctTGACctgtgaacccggaggtcacggttcaatgcctgggttgtgggctccatccccagtgtggggcctgcaggaggcagccaatcaatgattctctctcatcattgatgtttctatctccctcccttcctctctgaaataaattgatacatttatttatttatttatttatttatttatataattttttaaaatcctcacctgagaatattttgcacctgaggatatttcgccattaatttttagagagagtggaagagagagggaaagacagaaacatcgatgcattgattggttgcctcctgcacgagcccggaccagggacggggggcggggagcgtgcccttgaccggaatcgaacccaggaccctacggtccacaggcctacgcgctatccactgagccacgccggccagggcaataaaaaagtatttagaaTAAAGTTGGAGCACCCGGCCAGGGGTCCTCCCCAAGCGTCCCTGAATTGGTCGCAAACCCGAAGCAAACTCCAGGCTGCACTCAGACCCCAgaccctcctggcccctcccgccctgAGGCCTCGGACCACCAGCgcggtccctcctcctcctcctgccccaggcgtCCACTCTGTCCGCGCCCTCCCCGCACCCGGGGTGGATGCCTCGGGCAAAGGCCGCTTCCCCACGCCGCCCTGCCCTGTCCATTGGGGGTGAGGCCCCGACGTACCTGCCGGCGGCCCAAACCCGCAGCGATGCTTAGCGCGGTGGCCCCCGCGCCGTCCCGGGCGTCCACGTGCGCGCCCACCGCCAGGAGGAGGCGCAGCGCCTCCGCCCGCCCGGCCGCGGCCGCCACGAGCAGGGCGCCATCCAGGCCCGCGCCGCGCGAGGCCAGCAGCTCCAGCACCGGCAGCCGCCCGCCCGCAGCCGCCCAGTGCGCCGCCGTCCAGCCGCGCGCGTCCGCCGCCTCGGCGCCCGGGCCCGGCGCGCCCAGCAGGAGCCCGGCCAGCAGCGTGCGGCCCAGCGCGGCCGCCCCGTGCAGCGGCGTGAGGCCGGCCCCGGAGCGCGCCGCCGTCGGGGCCCCGCGCTGCAGCAGCAGCTCCGCCACCCGCGAGCGCCCGCGCCAGGCGGCCTCGTGCAGCGGCGTGCGCCCCGCAAGGTCGGCGGCCCCCACCTGCGCCCCGCGCTGCAGCAGGAGCCgcaccaggggcgcgtggccgcGCAGCACCGCCAGATGCAGCGGGGTCCTCCCCGCGCTGTCCCTGTGGGCGTGGGGGCTGCGTGGGCGAGGGTGGGGCGGCCGGGGAGTAAGGCCCCGTCCTGCCCAGCCCGGTGAGGgggccccctgccctgccacccAGTTCAGCGCAGGGACCTGCTGCTTTACCCACGAGGGAACCCCCTACATCCTGTCAGGTGCCCGCACCCCTCCCTGCGCTGCCCTGGGGCTCACCTCTCCTCCACGCTGGCCCCCTGCCGCAGCAGCTGGGTTGCGAGGCCTAAGTGTCCCCTCCACGCAGCCTGCAGCAGGCGCCCCTGGGCCTGTGGGACACCGGGCCCCTCTGCCCCTGTCCCCAGGGCCTCCTCCGAGCCCAGCTCTATCCATCTGAGTTCCTGCTCGGCTCCTGCGTCTGGGAGGTCCTGCTGCCTGGGCTCTGAGCGCCCAGGACTCACCTGGGAAGAAAAGGAATCCTGTATGGACGCTGGAGGCCCGAGCCAGGCCCAGCCCACCTGTCCCCAGGCCAGCATGAGCCCCCCTTATCTTCTCCCCCAGGAACCAGGCCACCAGCTAGGCTTGGCTCTCAGTTACCCCTGGAGGGAGCCTGCCCAGGGATTCGGGGGTCCTCTCCATGTGGGTCCTGGCCCAGCCACAGCCTGGTGAGTGGGCCCCTCAAGAAACTCCTCCTGAAGGTGTGAAGGTGGGGGTGTGGGCTCAGGAGGGCTGGAGGCTAGAGCTGCAGTTGcctgtatgtgtggtgtgtgtggtgtgtggtgtgtgtgtgtggtgtggtgtgtgtgtgtggtgtgtgtcggGGAGGGTTGCCTCCTGGGCCAGGTGAAGGGCCGCTCTCCACACTGTTTACCCAGAAACTTAAGGAGAGGCCCTGCCTGGCTgccacagcccccgccccagcaccctcctcccctgccaactgccggtgccccctccccccccccccaacccagacAAAGGCCAGGCAAGCAGGAGCACGCCCATGGACTGAGCTTCTCCAAGGAGCACAGCCTCTGATGTGCCGGGACTTGCCctccctcaggccctgcccctcaccccccgcctgtGATGCTGACTGAGACCACCCACCTCGGGGCTGGAGCTTTGCCTCGTGCCTGATTCCAGGAGGTGGACGGGATGAAGTGGGACCCTTCCCTCCCATGCCAGGCGACCTGGGTAAGGGCATCTGGGGTAGGAACCGCCTTGAGATGTCAGGTCAGTGGAGGCTGTGACGGCAGACtgctgggcaggagagggagggagccaggccacgggagcatttttaaaatatatttttattgctttcagagagggagagggagagagagaaacatcaacgatgagagagaatcatggatcgtctgcctcctgcacgccccacactggggactgagccctgaacctgggcatgtgccctgaccaggaatggaaccgtgacctcctggttcagagaccgacactcaaccactgagccacgccagccgggccagggAGTATTTCTATGACAGGAGACTAGAAGCATCTGGAACTGGTGCTGCAGGAAGGGGCCTGAGTGAGGCCTGTAGGACGGGTCACTTTGATTCTAGGGCAGATGGGCCAGGTGGgagctggccctgccttcccatcgCCTAATCCCCGGGAAGGCCACCTGTCCAGGGTCCCGAAGGAGGAGGATGTGCGCCAGCTGCTCTGCGACTGtccaccaggaggcagcacagCTTTGGGGCTGttgctcccaccccagcccccatccTCAGGCTCCCAAGGATGAGGTGTCATGTGGGCCctgtcctgcccccacccacacccccaagAGGAGCAACAGagccttgcccctcccccacctccctcaagAGCAGCCCTGCAGGTACCGGGCCCCAAGGGTGGGTCTCCAGGCAAGAGGCTGAGGGGCCCAGTCTCAAGCCACAGGGACCCCACCCCATGATCCCCAGTCACTCGGCTCAGATGTCACCACCCCAGAGGGGCCCTCCAGCCTGACCACCGATCTgaccctgttttattttcttcttagcacTTACCCCTCCATGAAAGAatctgtttgatttttattttattttatttattattattattatttttgtttgtttctttatttttttaaatttatttttatttatttttcttttttttaattactttattgattaaggtatcacatatttgtcatcaaccaccccccattcccttcccaagcccccccacacgcatgcccccctccccctgttgtccgtgatcactggttaggctcatacacaagcacacaagtcctttggttgatctctctcccttgtccccaccctcccctaccttccctctgaggtctgacagtctgatcaatgctgttcttgttcttcagtctatgctgttcatcatttcccctagatgagtgagctcatgtgatactaggaatacacttgtaggaaccgaaaatgagacaagcaataatggttatgctgagaggcaaatgaatcagtctatagtgagtttctttctgggccaacagttcttttgagtcccggtttctatgtccaacagttgtttatgtgttcataacagcaatgatatttcagttctggatggtggacaaatggtggtaatgcaggtccgaccctctctggtttggtcctgggcaatctgcagtgacgcacatctgctgactgctagtatggcaaggcatttattattattattatttttttttaatttctttattgattaaggatctgtttgatttttaatatctgccttcctctcccaggACGAAAGCCCCTTGCGGGCATGTCACCCAGGCTAGCAGGTTCAGGCCGTAACTCAGCCAGCACTCAGGGTGGGTTCAGACACTTCGCTGCGCGAGTCGCCAGAAAAGGCAGCAAAGACGTCAGCTCTCTGCGTCCCTGTCCCACAGGGTGACACCGAAAAGAACGGGCCagcccggcgtggctcagtggttgaatgttgacctatgaaccaggaggtcccggttcagttcccggtcagggcacatgcccgggttgcaggctccatccccagtgtggggcgtgcaggaggcagcggatcaatgattctctctcatcattgacgtttctatctctctctccctctcccttcctctctgaaatccataaaaaaatgtattttaaaaaaagaacggGCCAGATCATGGGCCAcaccagggggagggggcggagagaGTGCACCCTGTTGTTGAGGATCCACTACTTGCTGCCTGGGGCCCAGTGGGCGGTTCCGTACCCGGTCAGAGCCAGGGAGCCTGGGAATGCCTCCTGGCAGCCTTCCCACGTTCTGCCACGGCCGCTGTGGGTTCATGCAAGGCCGTCAGGGCACGCACACAGCCGTTCCCTCTGTCGGCCTCAATCACGGCTGAGTCCAGGgcctagagcagtgcctggcaccctGTGTTTGTACATGACTAACCTGTGGAGCGGGCGGGGCCAGAAGGAGATGAGACAGGTACCCTCGCCACTATCTGTACTCTATCCAAACCATttgcagcattttttaaaaaaatccttgccccaggatattttcccatcgatttgtagagagagtggaagcaaaagggaaagacagaggaaaatgttaatgtaagagaaacacgtccattggttgcctcctgcacgtgccccaacgagggcccgggccggggaggagcctgcaacccaggtacaggcccttgaccggaattgaacctgggacccttcggtctgcaggctgagggtctatccactgagcaaaaccggccagggccatttgCAGCATTTTTAACCCCACATCCCTGTCTGATGAAATGAATAGTTCCTATAAGATCCTGACGTGTGTGAGCTGTGCTTGTGCCTGGGGACAGGGCGTGACATGAGCTTCTGGGGAGCTGCTGTTGTCCTGacggggcctgtgggaggcaggcctGTGTTCcttaacgcccccccccccacacacacacacgtcacgGTCACCTTCCCACTCTAAGGCGTCTGAAGGGAGATGGTGGCCCGGCAGGCCTGGCATAGGGAAGGAGAAAAGTTGGCGGGGAGAGGTGGCTGCGGAGGCGGGAAAGGGGGATGCCGGTGCCCGGTGCCCGATGCCGTGGCTCGGTTCAGCTGACAGACAACCTGCTCGCTGGCTCAGGAGGCTGCTCGATATGCAAGGGAACCCTGGGGTTCCGGGAGGCGGTGGGAGTATGTTAGTGATGTTTGGGGACTTTCATTGGGGTTTTTGGAAGGGCCAGGAATGCTTTTTCTCCCCTTCAGATAACGgaatccagccctagccagtttggctccgtggatagagcatcggcctgcggaccgacggggcccgggttcgattccggtcaagggcaggtgcctcggttgcaggctcctccccggcccggggccctggcagtcggggtgtgtgcaggaggcaagcaatcaatgtgtttctctcacatccttgtttctctctgtctttccctctctcttcccctctctctaaaagtcaatgggaaaatatcctcgggtgaggattaaacaaataaagaaatgacgGAATCCGTGACCCCAGTTTCCTGGAGGGATTGGACTGCGGCACAAGGACACCCGCGTGGTGGCTGCTGTCACTGCGAGCCACCGAGTGCCGGGTCCCACGCGTCCTCTCCGAGGACTAGGGCGTAGGCACTCAGCCTCTCCCATGTTTACTGAGGCTGAGAGGGGCCAGGTTTGGAATGAAGGGACCAGCAGGAACCAGGGCCGGGAAGTGGGGTCCATGGAGACCCCAGCTCCTGATGGGGCAGTTATCATAGCCAAGACCTATGAAATGACGTCATTgtcggggtggggggagctgcgggggagggcgggaccagaagggaggagggccccagtgccaggccataGGGTCAGCCGTGCAAGTCTTGAGCAAAGCACAGCCCACAGGAGCTGGCCACAGAGGCTGGCCAGGGCCGGagctgcaggcacctggcagacagaggccctgcctggccttggggaaactgaggcagtggTGTGGCCCTGGGGACGGATGGTCAGGGCTGGACCTTCCTGGCCCAGGGTCCTGCCCTCCAGTTGGGTCAGGTCTCTGGTTGCCGAGGTCTGAGAAGGGGTCGGACCCGAGGACCTAGAGTGACCCCAGGGGTCTCAGTCACTGCTGGGAGCCCACCGGGCCCTGCCTGTGAGAGCATGAGTGAGCAGGAGAGGGAGACGGAGGAGGATGAGGGAGGGGGCCCGTCCGACACGGCACCCATGCTGCCCCGAAGGCGCCGGGACCACAGGGCGGgaccctcagccctgctgctgcccggccgggtgctggccgggctcctgctgcacctgctgctgcccgGCACCGTGTTCCTGCTGGTGCTGATGCCAGCGGCCGCCATCATCTACCTGGGATTCCTGTGCCACTCcagggtgagctgggccctccggGGGTGGGTAGGGGGGCACAGGCTGGGAGTCCCGGGGCGTGGGGTCCTGTGGAAGCTCAGGGCACTGGGCCTGAGGGTGAGTCTTCCCCCTTGTCCCCAGAGACATGTGTGCCCCTCCCCCGAGAGCCCTTcttctgccagcccctcccccattggCCACAGCAGAAGAAGGGCCTTTGTTCCCACTGTGGGGGacagctctctcccctcccctgaggcccCAGCCTTGTACCAGGggccaccagggcctgggcagctgagcagggtgggaggaggagagggctccAGGAAGAGAAGATGATGtcagagccccctccccacccctgacccccacacacacagcccctggCAGaaccctcctgccctgggctgggttTCCCCATGTGCAATGGGCTGTGGCTTGGTCCCCGGGCAGGGAGGGTGTAGGCAGATGAGCCCCTGTGTCCCTTTCTATAGGCATAAGGCAAGGGAGGGCGACCGAACGTGGGGTCGCTAAAGGGAAGGTGACACCA
Coding sequences within it:
- the ANKRD65 gene encoding ankyrin repeat domain-containing protein 65, which produces MERTPESLGRLPPGVSPGRSEPRQQDLPDAGAEQELRWIELGSEEALGTGAEGPGVPQAQGRLLQAAWRGHLGLATQLLRQGASVEERDSAGRTPLHLAVLRGHAPLVRLLLQRGAQVGAADLAGRTPLHEAAWRGRSRVAELLLQRGAPTAARSGAGLTPLHGAAALGRTLLAGLLLGAPGPGAEAADARGWTAAHWAAAGGRLPVLELLASRGAGLDGALLVAAAAGRAEALRLLLAVGAHVDARDGAGATALSIAAGLGRRQDMETLLDHGADPSLRDRHGRSALHRAAASGHLSAVQLLAARGAEVDARDSLGLTPLHHAARSGHVDVASHLLDKGAQVNATGWLHSTPLHLAVERGHSPTAELLLSRGASPALRTQWGEVTQDQVAEEGLSRATPPLCREQNDC